One Nicotiana sylvestris chromosome 12, ASM39365v2, whole genome shotgun sequence genomic window carries:
- the LOC138883929 gene encoding uncharacterized mitochondrial protein AtMg00810-like: protein MKSLYGLKQASRQRNIKLTDALVQSGYKQSPFNHSLFTKQQGGEIVIILVYVDDLMISGSSSNLVNDAKTILHSKFKVKDLGKLRYFLGIEVSRSKKGILLNKRKYALELILEVGLSGVKPVATPIELNQKLTTMEYDTCVGKAGDLELRDNPAYQRLIGRLLYLTITRPDISFVVQTLSQFMQRPKQSHMKATLRVVRYVKGAPGMGLLMEAGPIDHMIAYCDSDWAPCFNTRKSVTGYVVKLGNSLISWKSKKQPTVSRSSVEAEYISMATATTRITWLT from the coding sequence ATGAAATCCCTCTATGGTCTTAAACAAGCATCTAGGCAACGGAACATAAAGCTCACTGATGCACTTGTTCAAAGTGGTTACAAACAAAGTCCTTTTAATCATTCCTTATTCACAAAGCAGCAAGGAGGAGAGATAGTCATTATACTGGTTTATGTGGATGATTTGATGATTAGTGGGAGCTCCTCCAACTTAGTCAATGATGCCAAGACAATTCTGCACAGTAagttcaaagttaaggacttagGCAAGCTAAGATATTTTTTGGGAATTGAGGTATCAAGGTCAAAGAAAGGAATCTTGCTCAATAAAAGAAAGTATGCTCTAGAATTAATTTTAGAGGTAGGCTTAAGTGGTGTAAAGCCAGTTGCAACTCCTATAGAGTTAAATCAAAAATTGACAACTATGGAGTATGACACATGTGTTGGGAAGGCAGGAGATTTAGAGCTAAGAGATAATCCAGCTTATCAAAGACTGATAGGAAGGTTGTTATACCTAACTATCACCAGACCTGATATAAGTTTTGTAGTGCAAACTCTAAGCCAATTTATGCAAAGGCCCAAACAGTCACATATGAAGGCAACATTGAGAGTAGTCAGATATGTCAAAGGAGCACCAGGCATGGGGCTGTTGATGGAAGCAGGACCTATTGATCATATGATTGCTTACTGTGATTCAGACTGGGCACCATGCTTTAATACAAGAAAATCTGTGACAGGATATGTTGTTAAACTAGGtaactctttgatatcatggaaatCAAAGAAGCAACCTACAGTAAGCAGGAGTTCAGTAGAAGCTGAATACATAAGTATGGCTACTGCAACTACAAGGATCACATGGTTAACATGA